The following proteins are co-located in the Pomacea canaliculata isolate SZHN2017 linkage group LG8, ASM307304v1, whole genome shotgun sequence genome:
- the LOC112569888 gene encoding DNA polymerase alpha subunit B-like → MRIINPYLTNGKENTREIQDVKIFGECKMPTISNEALREEFELFESDINEDFLTKLREMCLQFHQTEAEIAQEWVAFKSSKPGIQMSFTTLEKFEKEWLPRKKPRPVKQEAKSSTGVGAFSNRIGDEEVDLLTMYTGTPTSDGSKSAGKRQITPEEKNLIRKRLAVSEKNPAMIFSPNSFSPAPKRTVTPSSNKFLSRTSAGEVLVNFGATNGVAWGGAVQECTLAPYRPSQDSTKQYRYMFQKLSEKAQVLDDQIEEMTSFLCEKYHIEEFVNFTLPAQDVVHISGRVACDSIGKLNSQSVVLEGSRQLSQGRQIAVDLSELTEYALFPGQVIAAEGVNITGKKLLLKKVFQGVPLPLPQTITKSEPGINVRVLIAAGPYSAVDDLEYQPLVELLDIIERDTPDVCILMGPFVDSKNTLIENSNTQKTYKDLFNECMDTIADRTSRLNCKVILVPSLRDVHHHPVYPQGPYSLSKTIPQNFYLATDPCTMVINNIVFGLTSTDVLFHIGAEEVALIKTGNTDRLERLVRHMLQQHSYYPLYPPAEDVNADYEHFESVTMPVTPHVLITPSDLRYFIKESHECCCINPGRLAKGQVGGTYARLVLQPPTSTGNTSVVSTIAGQILRI, encoded by the exons atgagaATTATTAATCCGTACCTAACAAATGGTAAGGAAAATACGCGGGAGATCCAAGACGTCAAGATTTTCGGAGAGTGCAAAATGCCCACAATATCAAACGAGGCTCTACGTGAAGAGTTTGAACTATTTGAGAGTGATATAAATGAggattttttaacaaaat TGCGAGAAATGTGCCTTCAGTTTCACCAGACTGAAGCTGAAATTGCACAGGAATGGGTTGCATTCAAGTCCTCAAAACCTGGCATCCAGATGTCTTTCACAACattggaaaagtttgaaaaagag TGGCTGCCAAGAAAAAAGCCTAGACCAGTAAAGCAGGAAGCAAAAAGTTCCACAGGAGTGGGTGCTTTTAGTAACAG AATTGGAGATGAGGAGGTTGATTTACTAACCATGTACACTGGTACTCCAACATCAGATGGGAGCAAg AGTGCTGGTAAAAGACAAATCActccagaagaaaaaaatcttatacGGAAACGTTTAGCAGTTTCTGAGAAAAACCCAGCCATGATTTTCTCTCCAAACAGCTTTTCACCAGCTccaaaaag gaccGTCACACCTTCCAGCAACAAATTTTTATCTCGCACATCAGCAGGAGAAGTGCTTGTAAACTTTGGTGCCACGAATGGTGTAGCATGGGGAGGAGCAGTGCAAGAATGCACATTAGCACCATACAGGCCCTCACAGGACAGTACCAAGCAGTACAGATACATGTTCCAGAAGCTGTCAGAAAAGGCACAAG tGCTTGATGATCAGATAGAAGAAATGACAAGCTTCCTTTGTGAAAAATATCACAttgaagaatttgtcaattttaCACTTCCTGCTCAG GATGTTGTTCACATCAGTGGGCGTGTGGCATGTGACAGCATTGGAAAACTGAACAGCCAGTCTGTTGTTCTAGAAGGTTCAAGGCAGTTGTCACAGGGCAGGCAGATTGCTGTTGATCTCTCTGAACTGACAGAGTATGCACTTTTCCCTGGTCAG GTCATAGCTGCAGAAGGAGTGAATATCACAGGCAAAAAACTGCTtctcaaaaaagtttttcag GGTGTTCCACTACCTCTTCCTCAGACCATCACAAAATCTGAACCGg GAATTAACGTGAGAGTGCTGATTGCGGCTGGTCCTTATTCTGCAGTGGATGATCTTGAATACCAGCCCCTGGTAGAGCTTCTCGATATCATTGAGCGCGATACTCCTGATGTTTGTATTCTG ATGGGGCCATTTGTAGATAGCAAGAATACATTGATTGAG AACAGCAATACACAGAAAACTTACAAAGATCTTTTCAATGAGTGCATGGATACGATTGCTGACAGAACTAGCAG GTTGAACTGCAAGGTGATTTTGGTGCCATCATTACGGGATGTCCACCACCATCCTGTGTACCCACAAGGACCATACTCCTTGTCAAAAACAATACCACAG AATTTTTACCTTGCTACAGATCCTTGCACAATGGTCATCAACAACATAGTCTTTGGTTTGACCTCCACAGATGTTCTCTTCCACATTGGTGCAGAAGAAGTGGCATT AATTAAGACTGGTAACACAGACAGGCTGGAAAGACTAGTACGCCACATGCTGCAGCAGCACAG CTACTACCCTTTGTATCCCCCAGCAGAGGATGTTAATGCAGACTATGAACATTTTGAGAGTGTTACCATGCCTGTCACACCCCATGTCCTTATCACTCCATCTGATCTTCGCTATTTTATCAAG GAGAGTCACGAGTGCTGCTGTATTAATCCAGGCCGACTTGCAAAAGGTCAAGTTGGTGGAACTTATGCTCGTCTTGTCCTGCAACCTCCAACCAGCACAGGAAATACATCTGTGGTATCAACCATAGCAGGGCAGATCCTTCGCATCTGA
- the LOC112571188 gene encoding DNA repair protein RAD51 homolog 1, with the protein MAMQQARQVEQESTLEDETFGPMPLAKLEGNGISSSDIKKLEEAGFFTVESVAFAPKKTLLAIKGISETKADKIVQEAAKLVPMGFTTATEFHQKRSEIIQLTTGSKELDKLLQGGFETGSITEIFGEFRTGKTQLCHTIAVTCQLPIDMGGGEGKAMYIDTEGTFRPERLLAVAERYGLSGSDVLDNVAYARAYNSDHQSQLLIQAAAMMSESRYAVLIVDSATALYRTDYSGRGELSARQMHLARFLRMLLRLADEYGVAVVITNQVVAQVDGAAMFSADPKKPIGGNIIAHASTTRLYLRKGRGETRICKIYDSPCLPEAEAMFAINADGIGDAKD; encoded by the exons ATGGCAATGCAGCAAGCCAGACAAGTAGAACAAGAGTCAACCCTTGAGGATGAAACATTCGGTCCCATGCCTCTTGCAAAGTTGGAG GGTAATGGCATCAGCAGCTCTGACATAAAGAAGCTGGAAGAGGCAGGGTTCTTCACCGTTGAATCCGTAGCATTTGCTCCCAAAAAAACTCTGCTAGCAATCAAGGGAATCAGTGAAACCAAAGCAGATAAGATTGTT CAAGAGGCTGCAAAACTGGTACCCATGGGATTCACAACAGCAACAGAGTTTCACCAGAAACGTTCCGAGATCATTCAGTTGACTACTGGCTCCAAAGAGCTAGATAAATTATTGCAAG gGGGATTCGAAACAGGCTCCATTACAGAAATTTTTGGAGAGTTCCGCACAGGGAAGACACAGCTGTGTCATACAATTGCTGTTACATGCCAG CTTCCTATTGATATGGGTGGGGGAGAAGGAAAAGCTATGTACATTGACACAGAAGGAACATTTCGTCCAGAGAGATTATTGGCGGTGGCAGAAAG ATATGGATTATCAGGCAGTGATGTTTTGGATAATGTTGCTTATGCCCGGGCTTATAACAGTGACCATCAGTCTCAACTACTCATCCAAGCAGCTGCTATGATGTCAGAGTCCAG GTATGCTGTGTTGATCGTCGATAGTGCTACGGCTCTGTACAGGACCGACTACTCTGGACGAGGAGAACTATCAGCTCGTCAGATGCATTTAGCAAGATTTCTGCGCATGTTGTTACGCCTGGCTGATGAA TATGGAGTGGCCGTGGTAATAACTAACCAGGTTGTTGCACAAGTTGATGGCGCAGCAATGTTTTCTGCAGACCCTAAGAAGCCAATTGGGGGCAATATAATAGCACATGCATCAACAACAAG GTTGTATCTGAGAAAGGGACGAGGTGAGACAAGAATCTGTAAGATATATGACTCACCCTGTCTGCCGGAAGCAGAAGCTATGTTTGCAATAAATGCTGATGGAATTGGGGATGCAAAAGACTGA